The following nucleotide sequence is from Paralichthys olivaceus isolate ysfri-2021 chromosome 22, ASM2471397v2, whole genome shotgun sequence.
tttgtgtgtgtcacaacGTCGCTGTGGACAAACGTTATCTGCACCGTTTCGTAAAAATGTTCAATTTGTGTGCATAAGCAGACTTATCTAGAACGTTTCTGTCCGCCTGGTCAACACAGCGTTTGCAAAGCAGAGTCCACGGATGATaaacagtgttttcactctgtcaGGCTTTCCACAAAACcagtcagttttttttatatttctggttTTCCTCTTGTCCGATCGTGTCTTTTCCTGCTGGAGCTGCTAGTTTGAGTCCTGAGCAAAGGAGGAGTATTTAGAAGGGAGCATGTTTCACCTCCTGGCTGTTAGCTTTTTGGTTTTGGTGTCAGTGGAGGGGATGAGTGCACAGCGGAAGACTGTGAGTGTTCAGCTCGCTGGTAACAACAGTGCACTGGAGACTGAGGAaggtaaaagtgtgtgtgcatgtgtgtgtctcattcATTGACTCCACCATGTTCCCACTCGTCTCCATATTCTAACTGTCAGTAGTGGTTATACTTTTATCAAGCCTCAACAACCGCACTTATTCTTTCCATTCATTGTCTCCTAGGTTACCTACTTAGCATGAAAGGTAATTTTGATGTCGTCCATGTTGAACCATGCTGACTTAACTTCCCACCAGTCTTTCCTTCATTCATTCTGTATCTTTcacatttttttggttgtgactCTTTCTGTCCCTAAACGTCCTGATGTTGTGATGCTGGATCGATGTCGTCCTCATGTTTCACACTAATTTAGTTGTTTTACTTTAATCCGTGCTTCTTTTCACATTCACCACGAGTTTAATTTGCAAATCtaactctgtctttgtctctcagcccGGAAGCAGGAGATCATTAAagtcacagagcagctgattgAGGCCATCAACAACGGAGACTTTGAGGCCTACACGTCAGTTCAActggtttcatttttttcaaatctgaATAATTTCCACATGTCAAGTGTTCTCAGTCATGCACTAGTGTAACCTCCTGTCTGCGTGCTCTCTATCAGGAAGATTTGTGATCCTGGCCTCACGTCCTTTGAGCCTGAGGCCAtgggaaacttggtggagggcaCCGACTTCCACCGCTTCTACTTTGAGAACGGTAACAATAACGATAATGGATAAAGTAACGCAGTGTAGATGGAGATGGCGTCAGgacaaagtttttattttaatcttccACTTCAAGTCAACGGACAAATGATATTTCATTTGTGGTGATGATAAAGTTTGAAATGCCAACCTTGCCATGTGTAGACATTCTTGTTTTTGACAGAAAGAGATGACTTGGCTCATCCAGATtctaaatacaaaacaaacccATCGTTGGGACTGAAAGCACAACATTTACTGTCATGTCTTTATTTGGCAAAATTAATTTGAATCAGACTTTCTGCCACTGAGGCTTTTAAAAGTCAGGTGAACTACTATAAAGAGAAACTACGTCCAATCATTAAACAGGTCCTGATGGATAAATGGGTAAAACACTTCGGTTTTTCATTCAGGTAACTTATTACTTTaagttttatttgacattttctctatttctggcaggaaaaaaacaggaagaactgtgtctcttttaatttaatgctGAATATTTAAATGCTAATGTGATAGGCTAATTAGATTTTTTGATGGAATCTATGAAATGTCATGTACTAAAAGCTCAagatgacatttatttaaatgagctCATCATGCTGTGATCGCTGATGAGAACAGTTTATGTAATGAGGATGCAGGGTGTGCAGGGTTTTGCTGTAAACAAAGAGTGGAACCACCTGAAGtggatttaaaacaaagaatgtttgaccaatatttatttttcacctaGAACAATGCAAAGCCCATAGATTCACGACACCTTGTAGATCATTGCCGGTCAGACATGCTCTTTAATAGACTTGCACAGTTTACGCCTCCTGTTTCAAAGTTTTCTGCTCCAccctccgcccccccccccgtcctcccgatcctcctcgtctctccctctgcagctctgtccaAGGGGAAGCCAATCCACACCATCCTGCTCAATCCCCACGTCCACCTGATCGGGGACGAGGCGGCCTGCATCGCCTACATCCGCCTCACCCAGTACATCGACAGAAACGGCATGCCTCGCACCATGCAGTCAGAGGAGACCCGCATCTGGCACCGCCGCGACAGCAAGTGGCAGAACATCCACTTCCACCGCTCCGGCTCGCCCACCGTCCCCACCAAGTAATGTAGCCTCAAGcatcctgctgctcttctctcctgtttctTTGCGTTGGTGTTCTTTCCctccatcaaaattgtattcaaagaaaaacatcagtgacTTTTACCCCCCATCCAATCATTTCAATGCATGTGCACTCATATAGGTCACAGGTTACAGCTTTCATATTGTCCATGTCCTTTTGTTTCTTATCGAATTATCACTTTTCATTTCTGATCCAGTTGAGTTCCGTGACGACAAACACCCTCCAGCCTACTGACGTCAGCTGACAAGACCCCGCCTACCAAGTGTCCATCAAACCCCTCAGCCAATCCCTGCCCGTAACAGCTAGAGCTCAGCcctctcagtgtgttgtttacATATTGTCGCTGCTGGACTGAAGGTAACGTACATGTTGGTGGGGGAAAAAAGCTAATTGAGGAAGAAAACGTTAAGTCTTGACAATATCATtttgttgtgagtgtgtggtgtTCATTACTGGATATTTCCATCCACGACATGTTTTAATACATTGAGTTTttagttggtttttttttagatcagTATGTTTTTAATAGAAGTGGTTTTCCGAGGAGCCAGTGGATTGGTTTTTAATAGGCTGGTCAAACTTGTGAAATGTCCAGTTATCGTTGTAGTGAGAGTTTTTCCATTTGAATATTGCACAAATTGAGGACTCATGAGCTCTTGTGATGTTTTCGCCTTTTGGCACAAGGACCAATATATCACATATCCGCTTTTTACTCGTGTATCTTCGCAGAATCGCCATCTGCTATAGCTCAGACACACGCTTGCTTTGTTTCGGTGGCGTATAGTTTTCGGTGATTGATGTAAGTTGCTCGCTCTCTATCTTTTGTAGTATCCATCCGAACTAAGTTAGCTTATTTCACATATCTTATCTGGTTTGCTGTTGCCATTGAGTATGCTTTCTAGGAATCTTACttacatgtttaaaaaaggaaaatcgtTTGGGacgcatgttttattttgtgtgtttggaccTCCGTCACAAGCAGCATACGAGAAGTTAGGACTTTACGAGAGTCTTGTGATAGAATGTAAACTAAACTAGAGATGCGTATAATTCTTAAAGGCCATTCTGTAGCTCTTGCCAgttaaatcatattttcataCAGCGCAGAGCAAATTATGTGAATTTTAtcagtttttctattttgttttgtttactttttatattgTGATACTGATGTTTGTCCCTTCACTTCATTATTATTGCATTTAAGTACCCTGATGAATGATTTCTGTAATATTATTCCTTTATTTTACCTAGAACGATGTTCAACCTATGTACACGCTCGTGTTTTACAGTGTCACATTTTACACTGGACAGGACTGAAGTAGAATCACGATGTTCACACTTACAAGCAAGTTCCTTTTGATTTGATTCTTGGTCAAAGTCACCAGTCAACCCTCTCTTTTAGTTGTTGATATGTGTCTATAATTATGTCATTAGAGTGTCACTGTTGGGATTGTTGGCATCACTTACaggtttatatttaaacacCTAACTTTAGGTTTTTTATGTGGATAAAATGAACCAGgaaattcaattttaaaatgaGGGAAAGGAAATAGTCACACTTTTAGATGGCGTCACAGGGGTTCACTGATGATTTGTGCTCAgcatatatactttttttttttttttttgcttataaGTAATGACATCACTGAATTGGTACCGTTCTTCGGTGTGATCACATTCGTTTCACAAACACCACACTTTGTTTCTATCATCCTAAGATGCATTAAAATTTCCAATGGGACACTGATATAACATGTTGCATTGATGGGACAAACCTAATGTATGTTTAAGATATATCAAATAAATTGTGTGATTTATGCCAAATGAATTGATTTGtgctggttttattttattgattcacCTCTTTCTCGACTAATATAACTTTAAGATGTTTCTATTAGTTTCTGCATACATAAAGGAGACTTTCTGTATGTTGGAATTAAAATGGTACATCATTCGCTACATTATTACTATTCCACCTACCTCTTTTCGTTTCCCCATTTTTCTTCCAGTTGAGagagtttctttctctttacaGTCAActaagtgctgctcattgtgggaactgttgggtttctctataatgtTTAAGgtcttctatgtaaagtgcctgtagataatgtatgttatgatttggtgctatacaaatgaaattgaaatgaccTGAAAATAGGAAGACATACAAATGTTGTATTATAGAAATGCACAAACTTATCACAGTATAGTGAGGCATATTTAACATACAGAGATATAAAAtatgtcatagtatagtaaaGTATTAAATACGATACTATAGtatgatataaaatgtgtcaTAGTATAGTAAAGTATTAAATACGATACTATAGtatgatataaaatgtgtcaTAGTATAGTAAAGTATTAAATACGATACTATAGtatgatataaaatatgtcatagtatagtaaaGTATTAAATACGATACTATAGtatgatataaaatatgtcatagtatactatgatataaaatatgtcaAGGTATAGTAAAGTATTAAATACGATACTATAGTATGATATAAAATGTCATACCCTTCAGTTACAGATACAAGATTTTATGTTATTTAATCTTTAGTTAATATGGTTTTTTAAAAGGTTCGTGATAATGTTTCTAAATAGATCAAATGTCCAAAAACAAGAGCATTTTCTTTCACAGGTTTCCCCTAAATAACTTTTCATACATCTGCCATCATAGCAGACTGACTGATCAGATTTACTAAAGTTAAAAGAAAGGTTTGTATCGTTTGGTTTGTCTGCCACATTCTTCACTTCTCCTGCGCAGcattgaagtttaaaaaaaaaagaaactttgctGAATAATTTACGAGCAGAGCTTATATCACTTTACGACGCCAGACAGATAGAGAGGCTTTTCTTTGAGCGGGCCTGATTCCAGCGCCCACAGTCTCTGTTATGAAACATGACTGTAATGGTGCAGAGGTCTGTCAATATAAAACCATTGAACTCCTAGTTCAGACCAGCAGAGGCTTGTCAGAGTGACACTGGGATCAGAGTCAGTGTCGTGACACTCGGTAAGAATGACCACGAACCAACCTTTTGAGGGGTTCGCCATTGCATGACCCTCTGTAAGTTTGGATATATttgctatgtgtgtgtctgtgatacGATCCCAGCAAGTTTAATTCAAAGCAGACCAACAAAAACGTCAACACAGcacagaggatgatgggatTTAAATTCATTACTCATATTACAGCTTTTATCTCTTTGAACAAGCAAAGGTCTCCACCCTCTGTGGCAGATTGAAACCAGTTGCTAACACATAGTCAtgtaaattgtatttgtgtttttggaagTAGAACACGACCCCCCCCAGTTCTTATAGAAGGGTTAAGGTTGCTTAACTCAGCTCTGTACCTCCCAGAGTCCCACATGGGGGGGGGGCCTGGCCGTTTCCTTTTTGTTGGTGTTCATGAGGCTTTTTGAGGGGCCAGTGATCCTCGGTCACCTCTTCCCTCAGCTGGCAGGGAAGCAGCGGGTTTATGTGGGAGGCAGAACTAAACtattattttaattgttatCAGAACAGGGAATTATTTAaacctcctttttttctgttattgtgcAAGATGCATTTCTCCATCTTCTTACCAAAACAGACATGAAGGGGTGGTGTGTGTCGTTGTTGGAAGAGGTTTGTTggattttgtctgttttaaatagatagattgatggatggatcCTCAACAAAATCTCAGGGGTAgattcaaagaaagaaagagagattttCAAAACAAGGACAACAATCCTGTGTATTTGAGATGATTCAACTCAGCACCATCATTTGAAGATGCTGCTGCAAAGTTTGTACATCATAGCACAGTCTTCATAGCTTTCATAGTTTTCTGAGTATTTTATGTTATCCacatagataaatagatagtcagatagatagatagatagtcagatacatagatagatagatagatagtcagatagatatatatatgattGGATTAAGTTTCTGTGCAAGTTAAAGGTtattttttaagtatttatCTTCATTCTTAAAAAACCCACATacaagatagatagatagagagaggggggggggtagaaCAAGTAGTTATTCTGCCCTCTAGCGTCAAATCACTTTAAGCGCAGCTGTAAACGTCATCAACCATGCGCCGGAGCTCGCGTTCGCGCATGCGCAGCCGTCGCAGCTGGCAGATTTCAAACTGAGCGGCGGGTAGCTGAGGCAGAGACCGAGAGAGACGAACACAACAGAGCCTCAGTGTCCAGACTTCACGCAGAGCTGGGAGGAAAATGACGAGCACGCTGAAAGGCATCACCCTGAAGGGCAGCGCGGAGCTGGTGGCCGAGTTCTTCTGTGAGTACTCAcgggtccccccccccccggttcgGTTGAAGCGACAGTTCGCGGCGAAGCCGTGGACACGCAGCCAGTCCGAGCTAATGCTACATGTAGCCTCAGACGGAGCTCCGACTCACCACCGAGGAGGAAACAGAACCCTGGTGGAAGGAGCTGAATCTTCTGCTTCTCTTGATTCTCATCCGCTCTTTGTGTTTCTACCCTTCATTTaacttctctctttgtttcgGCTCACGACCAGCCACGGTCAGTTCGGGCTCGTTCGCATTTTAAACTGGCCGTGGTGTGCACCGCCCGCCGGGGAGCTCCCTGGTTAAGAATTAAACACGCGCAGGAGAAAGAGTTTGAGTCCGGATCGGATCATGTTTGGAGCCGTGCTGAGTGTTATCGATCTAAATGAACGATTCGTTGTCTCGGACAGAAAAGCTCGAATGCTTTATGTGACATTTCATTCAACAAAGTAGTCTGTAAGATAAGAGCAATGAGAAAACCCACTTAGAAATGTCTTTAACAGAGAgatgtggaagaggaggaggttacTTATCACCGGGCACATGTGGTGTCAAATCTACTTCAATGCAATGTACCTGAAGGatccttaaaggttcagtgtgtagaatttagtgacatctagtggtgaagttgcatgttgcagctgaatacccctcctctcactctccccttcgtaacatgaaggagaacctgtggtagcttcagttgtcattagtttgtccagtctgagctactgtaaaaaaaaacatggcggccttcaTAGAgtggacctgctcctgatgttaatataaagtatttaagaaTAAAAGGCCCattttagggtaaagaaaacaaccactcacaatttagatgaaacacaccagtgaaaacatcactgtgattattttatattcaatttctgccagtagatcccaAATCTAACACACTGAGCCTTTGAAAGTCAACAATGAGATCTTCAAATCATGTCTGCAATGGAAGCAGGTGAAGGGAAGCTGAtgggaaattacatttaaatcattttaacaaaaaacatCCAGAGAAATAACACTTGCTCTCACGTTGCATTTTGAGCAACTCTGGACTGACGGAGCTGGACGTCCCCACAGTTTGTGGAATAAAGGACatatttcatctgttttcataaaaaaatagaGGGGTTAAAAATATTGTGCAGATGGGAACAGTTTAAATGAGGAGGCGAGGGGATATTTTATATCTACCACAATATGATCCTTGCCCTATTTGTGACTGtctctgtatatatatgtttttataatgtAAATCCTCCTTTGATTCATTCTTTCCACCGCAGCATTCGGCATCAACAGCATCCTGTACCAGCGGGGCATCTATCCTCCCGAGACGTTCACCAGAGTCACCCATTACGACATGAGCCTTCAGCTCACCACTGACCACAAGCTGAAGGACTACCTGACCAACGTGGTGTCTCAGCTCAAAGGTCACCTCAGATCCTGAGCTTtcttttggcttcatttttaaaaCCTCCATTATTATTagtccttgtttttattttgaaggaggACAGTTCTATTAGATCCCATTGAGACTGCTCAGTGACTGtgtgctctctctgtgttgcaGACTGGCTGTTTGAGTGCACGGTGCAGAAGCTGGTGTTGGTGATCACGTGCCTGGAAACCAACGAGGTGCTGGAGAGATGGCAGTTTGACATCGAGTGTGACAAGTCCGCCAAGGAGAGCAGGTCAGCTCCTCTACGGCTCACTCGCCCCACAACAATGTCAGGCGCTGTCGTTTAACTAACATTGTCCTCTAGAAGGATGGAACAGAATTTGAGTCTCCTTTTTAATTgaatatgacaaataatgaattatataaattaatatgGATTTGTAACATTTAAAAGCAGAATTTCTCTTTATATTTGTCCGGTAGTGACAGTTTTATCTGCTACCAGCAGGTGGTAGTCATGACTTTGACTTTTGAGTCTTATATTATTGGATATTTTATGTCAATGAACATAGctaaagctgtttttttaaaatagattctTTGTACCATTCAATCTGTGTGCTCACCGGCTAATGCTTCACCCAAGTGATGCAGCGGATTTTCAGATGATGTGATTTAACTGAGCTCCCCTGTGTTTCCCAGTGCTCCCAGAGAGAAGTCCATTAAGACCATTCAGGACGAGATCCGCTCCGTCATTAGGCAGGTAACTGCCACTGTAACTTTCTTGCCGCTACTGGAGACGCCATGTGAGTAACCCTATGGTTTTCTACCCACAAATGTTTTCTCTAGTTATAGATCATGGACATGGAAATATCTCTCCCACTAATCCTTTTCGCCCTCGCCTCCCCTCCCAGGTGCGTTTGACCTCCTGGTCTACACGGACAAAGACCTGGTGGTGCCTGACATGTGGGAGGAGTCCGGGCCTCACAtaatcaaccaatcagaggaggTGCGTTTACGTTCCTTTACCACCTCCATCCACAAGGTGAATAGCATGGTGGCGTACAAGAGGAGCGACTCCCTTTAAACATCCGCCATGGAGCAGTGTGAAGCACCAACCACTGGCCTTTATAGAATACAGTagtgttatttttgttttgttttttacattgcCCTGTCCTACCTCACCGTCTGCGTCTCTTACTCTGTTCACTGTCGTCTCCCGCTTCCTCTCAGAGCTTCTCCTTGTCTCATGTGATAAGAACGTGCAGATGAGCTTCTCACTCTATTCTGATGTAAATATTGCCATaagaagaggtgtgtgtgatttctttgTGTTGTCTCCTCTTACTCTCAACTTGTCAAGCTCTATTTTAGAAGCTAGTGGTTTGTATGTACAacttttataaaatgtaataaaacattcatataatttagCATCCATGTTCTTTCATGGTATTATTGCTTTGGACCACGAGGTGGCAGCGCAACACAAACTGAGTCTGGAGTTGGTTGTGTCTTTGTAGTGTGCTGAGTTACACAACAATGCACAGAACATAGAGAATAAGCATTATTCTTTAATGGGACAAACCATTTACTTGGCTCACAGTGTTCAGTGGTGTCGACAGTTGCAGATGTGGAACACCTCCTTCATCACAGTACCATATCAGCATATTAGATTCTCTCACCTGCACTAGACAACTCGAGTCTTtgtcctttatttaaaaataaaaataaaaaccttcctctGGTGTAATGCCCTCTCGTGTACATGCAACAAAACAGGGAGGGAAGCAAACTCCTCTGAAACAACCCAGAGACTGAAGCAGTGAGGAAATCTTCCCAAACGAGCTCAGAGGTCAGGTGACAGGCACATGTACCGCACTCCTGGAGACCAAGTACAAAACAACCACAAGTCTACAAAAGTGCTTCAGTGAAGACCAGGCTTTAgggtctgtttgtttctgttaatAAAACTGCACATGGGCGGCACCTGTTGTGCGATCTGAATGATGACAAACGTCTCCATTATCATAAACCCTCATTTCCTTTTCATGaacagatggggggggggggaaatcaGGATCTACATTTCAAAGCAGGAGGTGGAATCCTGTGTTTGAGTGGTTAAAGCTCTGCCTCACGCAGCTGCTGACACACTGTTATCCACTGATACGTATCCAGCAGAAGCTGTTAGCTGCTTATCACTGAGCAGaatcacggggggggggggggcatttttGATGTGGGTTGTTTGGCAAATTAGCTCCCACGTGGACAGAACACTGCTACTTGAACTATTCTCATTCTTTGTGTGGCAGTGGTTCCCAACCTTCATCTGCAGCCCACTTGAAATGAAGCAATACCTATTTCTTGGTGGAAAACTATGAAATACACAAAGTTCAATTGTATGTATAatgattaatatttaattatgtGATACAGGTCACTGATAATTACCTGCTTCTCATGGGTGACACCGATAACTGATAAGAACTTTGGATTGATGGAATAACCGATTTTGTCGCAGACTGCTTTAGTCTTTCCAATGTCTCTAGTAAACCTCTTTCAAATGCTTGTTCAATGGACAAATCCATggtctgtttcttctttttcgGCTCAATGCTACCTGCAGCGGCTGCTTCCTATTCCTTCGTTACAGCTGTGCTGTGATGATGACCTTTCGGGTGATTTATAGATTTGTTCTGTTAAAACTTGCAATGTTTTTTCCCCTCGCTTGAAAAATCCAGGACAGTATGGTGCAGTGCTGCTACCCACTGGCATAGAAACATCATTCGAACTATGAATAAAAGGGTTGGAATAATGATAAACATGTTTTCCCCTCTATCAGACCAGCCCAGTTAACATAGTTCATCCctaaattatttcattattactaAGTTAAATATTTGGGCAAAGCTCTTTAGCTCTTGAGCTTCGTTTGTTATGATGAAAATGGGtttgctgatgtttttatttgtaggGGTGATTCTACAAGTATGGGTGAATTTGAAGAAAATATTCTGCTTTAGACAACAATTGTTTTTCTATTCCATCCATCTTTGCCTTCGCATTAATCTCGGGAACCCCTGAGggggagggtggtggtgggagggtcCTGATCATTAGGTTGGGAACCACTGCACCATGAGCTGAAACCTCATCTCCGTGCACATGACCGAGTGTGATCTTTAGCCTGTCAATATATAATGTAGCCCCGATACTTTCAGAAATATTGGATGTGCGAGAACGTCCTATCAAATTCAATTCTACAATTTCAATCTGCAGCGATAGAAACCTCATGAGCCAGTCTGTTTAACATTCAGTGAATCTCTCGCACACAAATTTAAGATTCGTAATGTAATCACGTCTTTTACGTCACTGTATATTTCATGAACTCTGCAAACAGGAATGAAACCCCTGCgctgtttgttggttttcaaAAAAGTTCACTCAGTGTTCCCCCGCCGGCTCAAATGCAAGTGTGCACGTCAGCAAAGGACTAAAGTACAACGCAGTCTGTCCTCTATCCAAACAATGCTCCATcgttcaataaaaaaaacatcctcttATCAGGGGGAGGAATTAAAGGGATCAGACAGATGTGGACGAATAgaatatataattttaaattgTGAATTGGTCCTATTTTATCACAACAAGGCAGTGGAAGAATCTAGACCAATTTCCATTTGAAATTGTGGGCCTAGTCTTTGgctattttacatttaaaaaaaaaaaagacacaatacagtacagtacatttCCTCATCTGAAAGAGTTGTCCCTAAGAAAGATCCTTCAAAAAAGCAGAGATGGGATTTTTAAGTATGAAAACTACATTTCGTATATAAAGAATCGTGTGCTCTCGACAAAAGGATGACCTTACAATATAGAAActctaataaata
It contains:
- the mad2l1 gene encoding mitotic spindle assembly checkpoint protein MAD2A translates to MTSTLKGITLKGSAELVAEFFSFGINSILYQRGIYPPETFTRVTHYDMSLQLTTDHKLKDYLTNVVSQLKDWLFECTVQKLVLVITCLETNEVLERWQFDIECDKSAKESSAPREKSIKTIQDEIRSVIRQVTATVTFLPLLETPCAFDLLVYTDKDLVVPDMWEESGPHIINQSEEVRLRSFTTSIHKVNSMVAYKRSDSL